Proteins from a single region of Thunnus maccoyii chromosome 23, fThuMac1.1, whole genome shotgun sequence:
- the LOC121890602 gene encoding E3 ubiquitin-protein ligase TRIM21-like, whose protein sequence is MAAASSLLSEEQFLCSICLDVFTRPVTIPCGHNFCMNCITQAWEISEKHQCPICKELLYRKPELRVNTVLSEMADKFKKSVQKKTSSFEQQLAKAGEVLCDICTETKLKAVKSCLVCLTSYCETHLEPHQRIPGLKRHKLIDPVENLEDRMCKKHDRPLELFCKTDQMCVCQLCLRTDHKKHNFAPLKKEYEQKKATLEKNATEIKQTIQERRLKIQQIKQSVKISKEDADRETAASVQVFTALIQSVERGMAQLIDMIEEKQKTTEKQAEGFIKELEEEISELMRRSAEVEQLSRTEDHLQFLQSFPSLNPAPPTKDWTEVRVQSSYEGTVRRAVAQLEETLSKEMEKLCADVELKRVQQFAVDVTLDPETAHAALILSDDGKQVTCGDVKKNLPDNPERFSSSPCVLAKQSFSSGRFYYEVQVKGKPKWDLGVARESINRKGHIAVNPATGLWVIWLKKGNEYRALDEPGVSLSLKSQPQKVGVFVDYEEGLVSFYDVDAATLIYSFTGCNFTEKLYPFFGPCLNDGGKNSAPLIISPVSHAD, encoded by the coding sequence ATGGCAGCTGCCAGCAGTCTACTATCTGAAGAGCAGTTTCTGTGTTCtatctgtctggatgtgttcactCGTCCTGTCACCATaccatgtggacacaacttctgcaTGAACTGCATCACACAAGCATGGGAAATTAGTGAAAAACACCAGTGTCCCATATGTAAAGAACTCCTTTACCGTAAACCTGAACTGCGAGTTAACACTGTCTTATCTGAGATGGCTGATAAGTTCAAAAAGTCAGTTCAAAAGAAAACCAGCAGTTTTGAGCAACAACTAGCCAAAGCAGGAGAAGTTCTCTGTGACATCTGCACTGAAACCAAACTGAAGGCTGTGAAGTCCTGCCTGGTGTGTCTGACCTCCtactgtgagactcacctggagccTCATCAGAGAATCCCAGGCCTGAAAAGACATAAACTGATTGATCCTGTGGAGAACCTGGAAGACAGAATGTGTAAGAAGCATGATCGACCTCTGGAGCTGTTCTGCAAAACagatcagatgtgtgtgtgtcagttgtGCCTTAGGACAGATCACAAGAAACATAACTTTGCTCCCCTGAAAAAAGAATATGAACAAAAGAAAGCTACACTGGAGAAGAATGCAACTGAAATTAAGCAGACGATCCAAGAGAGACGACTGAAGATTCAGCAGATCAAACAGTCAGTGAAGATCAGCAAggaagatgcagacagagagacagcagccaGTGTGCAGGTCTTCACTGCTCTGATCCAGTCTGTTGAGAGAGGTATGGCTCAGCTCATTGACATGATTgaagagaagcagaaaacaacagagaaacaggctgaaggtttcatcaaagagctggaagaggaaatctctgagctgatgaGGAGAAGCGCTGAAGTGGAGCAACTCTCACGCACTGAAGACCACCTCCAGTTCCTCCAAAGCTTCCCATCCCTGAATCCTGCTCCACccaccaaagactggacagaggtcAGAGTTCAGTCATCATATGAAGGGACTGTGAGGAGAGCTGTggctcagctggaggagacacTCAGtaaagagatggagaaactgtGTGCTGATGTTGAATTGAAGAGAGTCCAGCAGTTTGCAGTTGATGTGACTCTTGATCCTGAAACAGCACATGCAGctctcatcctgtctgatgatgggAAACAAGTCACATGTGGTGATGTGAAGAAGAATCTCCCAGACAATCCAGAAAGATTTTCTTCTAGTCCCTGTGTTTTAGCAAAGCAAAGTTTCTCTTCAGGGAGATTTTACTATGAGGTTCAGGTTAAAGGGAAGCCTAAATGGGATTTAGGAGTGGCCAGAGAATCGATCAATAGGAAGGGACATATTGCAGTGAACCCAGCCACAGGCCTTTGGGTTATATGGCTGAAGAAAGGAAATGAATACAGAGCTCTTGATGAGCctggtgtgtctctctctctgaagtctcAGCCTCAGAAGGTGGGAgtgtttgtggattatgaggagGGTCTGGTGTCCTTTTATGATGTAGATGCTGCAACTCTTATCTACTCCTTCACTGGCTGCAACTTCACTGAGAAACTTTATCCATTCTTTGGTCCCTGTCTTAATGATGGTGGTAAAAATTCCGCCCCTCTGATCATCTCTCCTGTCAGTCACGCTGATTAG
- the LOC121891027 gene encoding E3 ubiquitin-protein ligase TRIM21-like encodes MSSASSLLSEDQFLCSICLDVFTYPVTIPCGHNFCKTCITEHWNVNLQCQCPVCKDVFDRRPDLRVNTFISEMAAQFRQSAVKKTSSCSEQQCTNTGEVLCDICTETKLKAVKSCLVCLTSYCETHLEPHQRITGLKRHKLIDPVENLEDRMCKKHDRPLELFCKTDQMCVCQFCTESDHKSHVFAPVIEEYEGKKVELGETEAGIQKMIQERRLKIQQIKQSVKISKEDADRETAASVQVFTALIQSVERGLVQLIDMIEEKQKTTEKQAEGFVKELEEEISELMKRSAEVEQLSHTEDHLQFLQSFSSLNPAPPTKDWTEVRVHSSYEGTVRRAVAQLEETLSKEMEKLCADVELKRVQQFAVDVTLDPETAHVALILSDDGKQVTCGYVKKNLPDNPERFSCCRCVLGKQSFSSGRFYYEVQVKGKTAWDFGVVRESINRKGQIIGSPNNGIWAIWLRNGNEYKALTGPPVLLSLKSKPQKVGVFVDYEEGLVSFYDVDAATLIYSFTDCNFTEKLYLMFSPCNNNGGKNSAPLIISPVSHTD; translated from the coding sequence ATGTCTTCTGCCAGCAGTCTGTTATCTGAAGATCAGTTTCTAtgctccatctgtctggatgtgttcactTATCCAGTCACCATaccatgtggacacaacttctgcaaGACCTGCATCACAGAACACTGGAATGTTAATTTACAGTGTCAGTGTCCTGTGTGTAAAGATGTCTTTGACAGAAGGCCTGACCTACGAGTCAACACATTCATATCTGAGATGGCTGCTCAGTTCAGACAGTCAGCTGTGAAAAAAACCAGCAGCTGCTCAGAGCAACAATGTACCAACACAGGAGAAGTTCTCTGTGACATCTGCACTGAAACCAAACTGAAGGCTGTGAAGTCCTGCCTGGTGTGTCTGACCTCCtactgtgagactcacctggagccTCATCAGAGAATCACAGGCCTGAAAAGACATAAGCTGATTGATCCTGTGGAGAACCTAGAAGACAGAATGTGTAAGAAGCATGATCGACCTCTGGAGCTGTTCTGCAAAACagatcagatgtgtgtgtgtcagttctGCACTGAATCAGATCACAAGTCGCATGTCTTTGCTCCTGTGATAGAAGAATATGAAGGGAAGAAGGTTGAACTGGGGGAAACAGAGGCTGGAATTCAGAAGATGATCCAGGAGAGACGACTGAAGATTCAACAGATCAAACAGTCAGTGAAGATCAGCAAggaagatgcagacagagagacagcagccaGTGTGCAGGTCTTCACTGCTCTGATCCAATCTGTTGAGAGAGGTCTGGTTCAGCTCATTGACATGATTgaagagaagcagaaaacaacagagaaacaggctgaaggCTTCGTCAAAGAGCTGGAAGaggaaatctctgagctgatgaAGAGAAGTGCTGAAGTGGAGCAGCTCTCGCACACTGAAGACCACCTCCAGTTCCTCCAAAGCTTCTCATCCCTGAACCCTGCTCCACccaccaaagactggacagaggtcAGAGTTCATTCATCATATGAGGGAACTGTGAGGAGAGCTGTggctcagctggaggagacacTCAGtaaagagatggagaaactgtGTGCTGATGTTGAATTGAAGAGAGTCCAGCAGTTtgcagtggatgtgactctTGATCCTGAAACAGCACATGTAGctctcatcctgtctgatgatgggAAACAAGTCACATGTGGTTATGTGAAGAAGAATCTTCCAGACAATCCAGAAAGATTTTCCTGTTGTCGCTGTGTTTTAGGAAAGCAAAGTTTCTCTTCAGGCAGATTTTACTATGAAGTTCAAGTTAAAGGGAAGACTGCGTGGGATTTTGGAGTGGTCAGAGAGTCAATCAACAGGAAGGGACAAATCATAGGTAGCCCAAACAATGGCATCTGGGCCATATGGTTGAGGAATGGAAATGAGTACAAAGCTCTTACTGGCCCtcctgtccttctctctctgaaGTCAAAACCTCAGAAGGTGGGAgtgtttgtggattatgaggagGGTCTGGTCTCCTTTTATGATGTAGATGCTGCAACTCTTATCTACTCCTTTACTGACTGTAActtcactgagaaactctaTCTGATGTTTAGTCCCTGTAATAATAATGGTGGTAAAAATTCCGCCCCTCTGATCATCTCTCCTGTCAGTCACACTGATTAG